In Penaeus chinensis breed Huanghai No. 1 chromosome 26, ASM1920278v2, whole genome shotgun sequence, a single genomic region encodes these proteins:
- the LOC125039038 gene encoding WD repeat-containing protein 75-like: MVVSKKTSMDRRENPEICTIQKDWGPLVNCKPVLTPDSRHLLAASGCSVKVFSTASGSLIQEFIGHRHKVIGIVQHDNQYVTCDTKGEMRTWSSEKQECLEKVSLLPEDSQNTGQVVAFQILKECQQVLLLVKKTSKKKGLLMKFSRPFGKGSSSVLAKDVQLGQGKVGSLEVTYCPLYLTLHMAGTRPFTCLVWNPRQEMLATGDITGRIVLWYNLTNTVPAQTILHWHTLPVEDLAFSVLGNELYSGGGECVLVKWLLPEDRRHYLPRLGMPIKTITTDASNSLVITGHTDNAFTVIASKTNKVQGNIQDLSINLESSESFPAGIVSDPKTGAIVLNGRTGHVQLYDIHHNKQLYHLDITQTNYITKERHQVIYNTQVIRMAMSADGLWLATIEYRDDFQTSIEQRVKFWHYSIVDQNWYLDTSVEMPHDKCINGIVFKPSTGTASSPEFVTCSDDGKFKVWEIVKDANIYQECRDTFPHQARVTSGAAVVLGSTDTFQPQPVNISHDGSLIAAGFANILTLWLPQSCHLKGTLSQPYLKEHIKQIEFGRGEGCGSLLVTRTDSWICSWDLFTCTLSWRVGLQSTCMAADPRSSHMAVFSKDSCVFIFEPNSSEPICWKRNINPAEITCAAFIPRQTKLDSEEEWNVHSNLVFIDKDQTLRVLEEKSSQLSVDGRAMEIVKHFEQETLMKPAATPFAALVAQTRTSHAGKEKSSQKGSAAFGVQVENSMSFIQKMMNDARVYRMEAFAGMTANYCNLLIPAAVTSEEKQVQQMKEEQLRQTEMQRKKTKKLAKKKKKDLERVPNADFSELLEMLS; the protein is encoded by the exons ATGGTTGTGTCGAAGAAAACAAGCATGGACAGGAGAGAAAATCCAGAAATATGCACAATACAGAAAGACTGGGGACCTCTCGTTAATTGTAAACCGGTATTAACACCAGATTCTAG ACACTTGTTAGCTGCCTCGGGGTGCTCAGTAAAGGTCTTCAGTACAGCAAGTGGGAGCCTCATACAAGAATTCATAGGGCACAGACACAAG GTGATAGGCATTGTTCAACATGACAACCAGTACGTCACTTGTGATACCAAAGGAGAGATGCGCACATGGTCCTCGGAAAAACAAGAATGTCTTGAG aAAGTCAGTCTCCTGCCGGAGGATTCGCAGAACACAGGCCAGGTTGTGGCATTCCAGATATTGAAGGAGTGCCAACAGGTTCTTCTCCTGGTGAAGAAAACTAGCAAGAAGAAAGGCTTGCTGATGAAGTTCTCGCGGCCGTTCGGCAAGGGAAGCTCGTCAGTTTTGGCCAAGGATGTGCAGCTGGGACAGGGCAAGGTAG GCAGTTTGGAAGTCACGTACTGCCCACTGTACctgacact ACACATGGCAGGCACACGGCCCTTCACCTGTCTGGTGTGGAACCCCCGGCAGGAGATGCTGGCGACGGGAGACATCACCGGACGCATCGTGCTCTGGTACAACCTGACAAATACAGTTCCCGCACAGACAATCCTCCATTGGCACACGCTGCCTGTTGAGGATCTCGCCTTCTCAGTTCTTG gaaatgAATTGTACAGCGGAggaggtgagtgtgtgttagtCAAGTGGCTCCTCCCCGAAGACCGCAGACACTACCTCCCCCGCCTCGGAATGCCCATCAAAACCATCACAACAGACGCCAGCAACAGTTTAGTCATAACCGGCCACACGGACAATG CATTTACAGTCATAGCATCCAAGACAAATAAAGTCCAAGGCAACATTCAAGATCTTAGCATCAATTTGGAGAGCTCGGAGTCATTCCCGGCTGGAATTGTCTCTGACCCAAAAACAGGGGCAATTGTCTTGAATGGAAGGACAGGGCACGTTCAGCTCTACGACATTCATCATAACAAACAGTTATACCAC CTGGACATAACACAAACCAACTACATCACTAAGGAGAGGCACCAGGTAATCTATAATACCCAGGTCATACGCATGGCCATGTCTGCAGATGGCCTTTGGCTGGCCACCATAGAATACAGGGATGATTTCCAAACATCCATAGAACAGCGGGTCAAATTTTGGCATTATAGCATCGTCGATCAAAA CTGGTACTTGGACACCAGTGTAGAGATGCCACACGACAAATGCATAAACGGCATCGTCTTCAAGCCTTCCACGGGAACTGCAAGTAGCCCGGAGTTTGTGACGTGCTCAGATGACGGAAAGTTCAAGGTCTGGGAAATCGTCAAGGATGCAAATATCTACC AAGAGTGCAGAGATACGTTTCCCCATCAGGCAAGAGTGACTTCTGGAGCTGCAGTCGTGTTGGGTTCTACCGACACCTTCCAGCCACAGCCTGTGAACATATCCCATGATGGATCCCTGATTGCCGCCGGCTTTGCCAACATCCTCACCCTCTGGCTGCCACAGTCATGCCACCTTAAGGGAACCTTGTCACAGCCCTACCTCAAGGAACATATCAA ACAAATAGAgtttgggagaggagaagggtgcgGGTCACTATTGGTTACAAGAACAGACAGCTGGATCTGCTCATGGGACCTTTTCACTTGCACGTTGTCTTGGCGGGTCGGCCTCCAGTCCACTTGCATGGCAGCTGATCCTCGTTCATCCCACATGGCCGTTTTTTCAAAGGACAGTTGTG TATTTATCTTCGAGCCCAACAGCAGTGAGCCCATCTGCTGGAAACGGAACATCAACCCTGCAGAAATCACGTGCGCAGCCTTCATTCCCCGCCAAACAAAACTTGACTCGGAGGAAGAGTGGAACGTGCACAGCAATCTGGTGTTCATCGACAAGGACCAG ACCCTAAGAGTACTGGAAGAGAAAAGTAGTCAGCTGTCTGTGGATGGAAGAGCAATGGAGATTGTGAAGCACTTCGAGCAGGAGACCTTGATGAAACCAGCTGCGACCCCCTTTGCCGCTCTTGTTGCCCAGACCCGCACATCCCACGCAGGCAAGGAGAAGTCCAGCCAGAAGGGATCAGCAGCCTTTGGGGTCCAGGTGGAGAATTCGATGTCGTTCATACAGAAG ATGATGAATGACGCCCGTGTGTATAGAATGGAAGCCTTTGCTGGCATGACGGCCAACTACTGCAACCTTCTCATCCCCGCTGCTGTCACAAG CGAAGAGAAGCAAGTCCAGCAAATGAAAGAAGAACAGCTGAGACAAACAGAAAtgcagaggaagaagacgaagaagctggccaagaagaagaagaaagacctgGAACGAGTCCCCAACGCCGACTTCAGTGAGCTCTTGGAAATGCTGAGTTGA